In the Nicotiana tabacum cultivar K326 chromosome 16, ASM71507v2, whole genome shotgun sequence genome, one interval contains:
- the LOC107772932 gene encoding transcription factor bHLH143 produces the protein MEKDFGSLFHHQYSDLQLAHLNFSYPRFDIGQLNYFPTYMTPQSNEVPMNGNSPFFTFSGLLQSNASQPTEPSNWLYCSAPFYQGVAPVSTALPEEKLAPRAIEYPNAGTASTQKRFLVFDQSGDQTTLIYSSANATPVQCPSSLNPTPPALYNLVKEDPEIKKNEVSPFGHFFGDEYYEESNRDDVESEMREDTEELNVLLYSDDDYYSEDDEERSTGHSPSTMTTHDLPECFNERGEEVASSAKPTKRLKLLDGSYDAPSLRDTATSAKAYTCSDLEDDAQSSCANGFDQVSGAPCSPSGKKRLRKDKIRETISILQEIIPGGKGKDSMVVIDEAIRYLRSLKVKAKSLGLDSL, from the coding sequence ATGGAAAAGGACTTCGGATCTTTGTTTCATCACCAGTATTCAGATCTGCAGTTAGCCCATTTGAATTTTTCTTATCCTCGATTTGATATAGGGCAGCTGAATTATTTTCCTACTTACATGACTCCTCAGTCAAATGAGGTTCCTATGAATGGGAATTCTCCCTTTTTCACATTTTCTGGGCTTCTACAGTCAAACGCAAGCCAGCCAACTGAACCTAGCAATTGGTTATATTGTTCGGCTCCGTTCTACCAGGGAGTTGCTCCTGTTTCGACCGCTTTACCGGAAGAGAAGCTTGCTCCTCGAGCAATCGAATATCCTAATGCAGGCACCGCATCTACTCAGAAGAGATTCCTTGTTTTTGATCAATCTGGTGATCAAACAACTTTGATCTATAGTTCTGCTAATGCTACTCCTGTACAATGCCCGTCTTCTTTGAATCCAACACCACCTGCCCTTTATAATTTGGTTAAGGAGGATCCAGAGATTAAAAAGAATGAAGTTTCTCCATTTGGGCATTTTTTTGGTGATGAATATTATGAAGAAAGTAACAGAGATGATGTCGAAAGTGAAATGCGTGAGGATACTGAAGAACTGAACGTCCTACTCTATTCAGATGATGATTATTATTCCGAGGATGATGAAGAAAGAAGCACTGGTCACTCGCCTAGTACTATGACAACTCATGATTTACCAGAATGCTTTAACGAAAGGGGTGAAGAAGTAGCTAGTTCTGCGAAGCCAACCAAAAGGCTTAAACTGTTAGATGGTAGCTATGATGCACCGTCGCTTAGGGATACTGCAACCTCTGCAAAAGCCTATACGTGCTCCGACTTAGAGGATGATGCACAATCCAGTTGCGCCAATGGCTTTGACCAAGTTTCAGGAGCACCGTGTTCTCCATCTGGGAAAAAGAGGCTAAGAAAAGATAAAATTCGCGAGACTATAAGTATTTTGCAGGAAATAATCCCTGGAGGGAAGGGAAAAGACTCGATGGTTGTTATAGATGAAGCAATCCGTTACTTGAGATCCCTGAAGGTGAAAGCCAAGTCTCTAGGACTTGATTCTCTTTGA